One Aquarana catesbeiana isolate 2022-GZ linkage group LG11, ASM4218655v1, whole genome shotgun sequence genomic window carries:
- the SAC3D1 gene encoding SAC3 domain-containing protein 1: MDTQLHFVGGRHKETLYAEPALSVRDDYTLQSRNMDVSPPNLVGLCLDMCSERERREREQHGLLHPLEMQNRPLQKRGFRHGGHPIADPGRTVKEYSRPAAGKELSSPRNLRPPATLLKTVQYLIMEIWEEVNEQDSTSLALAYPFVFDRLRAVRQDLTVQRISGTEGAPVLEGSLGFLLCAPYLVRDLPLEDYSETLHSTQVRESFAELMQCYSRGGKFLRQAEFRALLLLYDLGNLDAMHRALQLPHSIRNSPEIRLALDINRSYLEKNWVRLFRLVRQLDCLKACAFYRHLPDCRSQAIRIYMNAYSSRNCRFPLDHLTYLLAVDSPFKASDMCKRRGLVVTSGEYEFVLFHKASFKDVDLECPGREIQLVEAKKENMSWAEVMMGQEICTV, from the exons ATGGACACACAGCTACATTTTGTAGGTGGCAGACACAAAGAAACTCTCTATGCCGAACCAGCTTTGAGTGTACGAG ATGACTATACATTGCAGTCCAGAAATATGGATGTGTCTCCACCTAACCTGGTCGGCTTATGTCTCGATATGTGTTCCGAACGAGAGCGGCGAGAACGAGAGCAGCATGGACTACTTCATCCATTAGAAATGCAGAATAGACCTTTGCAGAAAAGAGGTTTCAGACATGGGGGCCATCCTATTGCTGACCCTGGTAGGACTGTTAAAGAGTACAGCCGCCCTGCTGCCGGGAAAGAACTGTCTTCACCAAGAAATCTACGACCTCCTGCAACTCTTCTCAAAACGGTTCAATATCTGATAATGGAGATTTGGGAGGAAGTTAATGAGCAAGATTCTACATCTTTAGCATTGGCTTACCCTTTTGTGTTTGACCGGCTACGAGCAGTAAGGCAAGACTTGACAGTGCAGAGGATAAGTGGTACTGAAGGAGCTCCTGTCCTTGAAGGAAGCCTTGGCTTCTTGCTTTGTGCCCCTTACCTGGTGAGGGATCTCCCACTGGAAGATTATAGTGAAACCCTCCATTCAACACAGGTGCGGGAAAGCTTTGCCGAGCTAATGCAATGTTACAGCAGAGGTGGAAAATTTCTTAGACAAGCTGAATTTCGGGCACTTCTTCTTCTGTATGATTTGG GAAATCTGGATGCCATGCACAGGGCTTTGCAACTTCCCCACAGTATTCGAAATTCTCCCGAAATTCGCTTGGCCCTTGATATAAATAGGTCCTACCTAGAAAAGAACTGGGTAAGGCTCTTTCGTCTGGTCCGCCAACTTGACTGTCTAAAAGCCTGTGCTTTCTACCGCCATCTGCCCGATTGCCGCAGCCAAGCAATACGTATTTACATGAATGCGTACAGCAGCCGAAATTGCCGCTTCCCGCTTGATCATCTTACCTACCTTCTAGCAGTTGATAGCCCCTTCAAGGCTAGCGATATGTGCAAGAGGCGAGGACTGGTGGTTACCTCCGGAGAATATGAATTTGTCTTATTCCACAAAGCTTCATTTAAGGATGTGGACCTGGAGTGCCCAGGAAGAGAGATTCAACTGGTGGAAGCAAAGAAAGAGAACATGTCTTGGGCTGAAGTGATGATGGGGCAGGAGATATGCACTGTATGA